From the Conger conger chromosome 13, fConCon1.1, whole genome shotgun sequence genome, the window AATGATGATTGGGCGGGTAGTGCTCATGTTAAATGATGATTGGACAGGTAGTGCTCATGTTGAATGACGTTTGGGCAGTGCAGTGGTGAACAGCAAAGAAGTGGGTTCATATTCATGAAGCCAAGaccattttattcatgtttgaTGTATTACTTGCACTTATATCCACAAAATATGTATAATTGAAGAATTAACTTGCACTCATCGACTCAATTTGTAtctgatacatttttttctaatttaaagtacattgttgTGCACCTGTGGACTGGAAGTGAATATGATCTTTTAGACATTATCAGATTTCAATGATTAAAATCAGTCAGAATTGTTACATGGTCTCCATGGAGTGTATGAAGTGACTAAATCAGGCTCATTGGTGGTGTTCCAGGTGGTCTACAGCAACGGGAGCGTGGAGTTCCTGGTGTCGACGAACCACTCCTTCAGCGTGAGCCCGGAGTTCATCGGCTCGCGGCTCCTGCTGAAGATGAGGAAGATGGCGGAGAGGCGTCTGGGCGTGGCCGTGCAGAAGGCAGTGATCTCCGTGCCTGCTGAGTTTGACGAGCGGCAGAGGAACTACACCATCAGGGCCGCTAACCTGGCTGGTGAGTGAGTCAGAGGAACTACACCATCAGGGCCGCTAACCTGGCTGGTGAGTGAGTCACAGAGGAACTACACCATCAGGGCCGCTAACCTGGCTGGTGAGTGAGTCACAGAGGAACTACACCGTCAGGGCCGCTAACCTGGCTGGTGAGTGAGTCACAGAGGAACTACACCGTCAGGGCCGCTAACCTGGCTGGTGAGTGAGTCACAGAGGAACTACACCGTCAGGGCCGCTAACCTGGCTGGTGAGTGAGTCACAGAGGAACTACACCATCAGGGCCGCTAACCTGGCTGGTGTTCAATGTTAAACATTCGTAaggatgcaaaaataaaaaaccttttcAGAGGGCTCGTATGGTAATTTTAAGCTCCTGACTACTGGTGTTTACGGACTTTGTTCGTGATGCCTGCCCTGATCTCTTACCTACCTTACCTCCAGGTTTGGACATCTTGCGTGTGATTAATGAGCCCACTGCTGCCGCGATGGCTTATGGGCTGCACAAAGCGGACGTGTCCAATGTGCTGGTGGTGGACCTGGGAGGGGGCACCTTGGACGTGTCGTTGCTGAACAAGCAGGGGGCCATGTTCTTCACCAGGGCCATGGCAGGTAACGTCCCCATCTCCATTTAAAAACTGAGCGTTTCAAACACTGCATGTCCCCATATTCAGACCAAGCACAAAACTtgagggtgtgtgtacctgcagtctgtgtggtGTTCTGGGACATTTGCGGAGTTTCCATTGCACAAGGCCCTGTAGTTGTAATTGGAGGCAGAGCGGAACCACCAACACTTTTGTCTTGGGTTTCCCTAGGGAACAATAAACTGGGGGGACAGGACTTCAGCCAGAGGCTGCTGCAGTACGTGATGGAGAGGGTCCGGCAGCGCTTCGGGGTCCCGCCCACCCGTAAGGAGGACCTGCACCACCTGCGGCAGGCCGTGGAGGCAGCCAAGCTCAACCTCACCCTGTGGCCCCGCGTCCTCCTGGAGGTGCCCCTGCACCTGGAGTCCGGGGGCCCCGGGGGCCGGGCCCCGCAGGCCGTGCTGCTGCAGGAGCCCGTCACCAGGGAGCTGTTCGAGGAGCTCAACGCCGACCTCTTCCAGAAGATCCTGGCGCCGGTGCGCAGGGTCCTGGCGGAGGGCCAGCTGCAGACGGAGGAGGTGGACGAGGTGGTGCTGGTGGGCGGCTCCACCCGCATCCCCCGCATCCGCCACCTCATCGCCCGCTTCTTCGGGAAGGAGCCCAACACCGCCGTGGACCCCGACCTGGCCGTGGTGACGGGCGTGGCCCTCCAGGCGGGCATCATGGGAGGGGCGTGGCCTCTGCAGGTCAGCGCCCTCGAAATCCCCAACAGGCACCTGCGCAAGACCAACTTCCACTGACGGGAGGGCCGGGGACACAGGCAGGGCCCGGGGACACTGGAGCGCTTTTCCCTCCGTTTCTTTTAGTAGCGTCCATCTTGTTAGGGGGACTCTGCTCATGTGCCACCGCTGTGTCTGAAGGCAGCTTCATCGCGGAGAGGTGCAGGGCAGGATGGGACAGCGGGTCCTCCGGGGATCCTCTCCTCCCGCAGTGAGAGGGGATCCAGATGTATGTTGGGTGTCAGACCTGACGTGAGGCCGGTACGCTTACTGGAGGTATGTACATTTAGTAAGTTTGCGCACCCGCAGAAGTTTGCACACCCAcagattcatatttttataagAAACTCAAAAGTTGGGAGgacacataaaacaaaaatttaatgaattaaatttCCTGAAGTGGAGCAGGCAGGTATTGCACATAAAAATAGGCCCTGCCTTACGTCCTGTATTTAAATGTCCATTCCAGGCGTCTGAATCGGCACACAGTCTCTGTTCGGTGAGAAACCGATAAGAGGTGAAGGACCATGAGTTTAAAACGTGAACAGCTGCTTCGGTAAATGACCTGACTCTTGAACACAGGTCAAAATGACCTGCGTCATAGCGAGGCTCACAACAcgaaaataatgaaacaaaaagcaTGTTTTCCACAGAACTGCGCTTAAACAAATccgctatttatttatttatttatttttaggtcAGTGTGTCCGTATGTTTGTTAGTttgttgccttttgtttttgATATGAAGACGGCTGGTGCCTTCGGAGAAAGCAGCTGGACTGGAATCCTGCACTCTAATAACAGGGCTTCATACGACACACCGGGTACTGCGACCGAGGGCTGAAGCCAACGCACTCGACAAGCGCCAAAGGCTAAATAACTGATTTAAAAAGGCAGTCGTATGCAGTTAAATACAACTAGGCCAGCCAAGATTTAGAAGCCCCCCCTCATACACACTGTCACCCTTTCTGActgatacgcacacacaccaagtgCACACATTTTGTGCCACTCGTTATTCCTTCGTTTTTTCCGTCATTGTAAGTGAAGGTAAATGAAGTCTGACTCTAGCAGGCTTCGTCACATACAGGTGAGTGGCCTTCCTGCCGTTGGGACCACTCCAATACAAGGACACGTGTATAAAAGTCCAGGGGGGCACATCTCAGAGTAGGATTacggagtaaaacccggaacacttccatggactgaagtaaaaatggCTGTTCCAGGTTTTGTTAGGTGAGCctaatccagctaactcggtaatcctgctttgtaatgGGCCAGGGACACTGCATCTTTCATTcctactgaaaataaaaactgtagaCCAAAGTGTTACAAGTATCGTGCCATTACtatgtattcattttgaaatttATATGGAATTAAAGGGAAAGATAAGATAACTGCATAAAATAAAGTCAAAGGTGTTTTGctataaaatattgaaatacagaaacaaagatgctttcaaacTGGTTAAAATGTAGATTTAAAAGTAATTGGGTGGAACAAGTAAGCTTTTGAAGGGATTTAAATTTTCTGTACTCCCTTAACATAGCTACGCCATGCATTCCATAAAggtgaatattttatttctgtcacTGTACACAACATTTCTGATGTAACGTGCCTACTACTTACAGGTCTTGgtgttctatttttaaaaatgagaagGTAAAGGTGCCTGTccagttcaaataaaaaaatgcatattgTCTTATTTTGCCGTGTTTCCAGTTTTGTTTTACACCTGAAAGcactccctctctgctccctctctggaGCTTGACGACTTGTACTTTCTTCACTATTCAAATGGCCTGATATGATGTCATTTCCCCTCTGCATGTGGAATATCTTGGTTTCTAATGCATCATTCACACACTATTCCTTCACTTGGTGAATCAATTTCAATACATACTTGGAAAGCTGCCAAATATAGTTAGAAACAGGCCCCGGCCCCCTGTGCGGTTCGTTCAGTACTCGATAACGCGGAACACCAGCGCCCCCTGGTGCGTGTGGCCCGCAGCACATTCATACTGAACCGTGTTCACACTATAAATGCCTTCACATACATGAATGGATGCCATACACAATTTCAAAATGCGAAAAGAATTTATTGCACACCGGAATAacacccaccctctccccccccaccccaaaaagtGCAATTTTATAAAGATATCAAGGCAGGCTTCTAGTTTCTTAAACTGACCAGCTTTAACTCCCCCAATCAATAAGGGAAATGTACTGAATCCATTCCTAAACATCAATCACTTCAAACAAGTgtgtaacacccccccccccccccaaatccccccCACAAACCCACTCCAGTAATATAATTTGTCATAATACAGAGCATAATTCATTATTAAACTGACATAAAATACAGAATTAAAACCTGTGTTCCGTGAGTTGTTAATATAGATGGGGTCTGTAATCAGAACCATGTCCCTGCATCATTCTGAGAAAATGTCCAGACAATGATTTCCTTGAAGTTTCATAAgcggaataaaaataaatgagaattTGTCATGAGCATACAGTAATAGGTTAATTAGTTCTGAAGGAGATGAATTTACTTTCTGGGAGGTCAAGGATtggatatgaatataaaaagttACACAAaatttcaacaataaaaaaagaacacagaaaACAGTCAAAATTAAGACAGAACTCTATTCATAAAGATGTTTCCAGAACATCAACTGTAAAATAACACGACAGAGgttttacaaaaaatatgaaGATCATGAATGCATATTTAACCTCAGAGAAAATGTGATCAATTCATAAGACAATGTATCACAGTAATTCAACAATACCAATATAAATACTTGGGTATATGGTCAACATTGGAATTCCTTATTTGCTGTGAAGACTATGTTAATTTATGATTAATTTATGGATTGGCAAATTACAGTCCTGTGTCACAATTAACACATACAATGTCCACGTCATGAGCTAGTTTAACTTCAGTGGGCTGGTAGATAAACAGGATATTGTGAGACAGGGATACTGTGGGCTAgttaaggttatgttccactgAAAATGCATCTTTGGTCTTCCTGATCCTgtcagaggtacatacttcaattatca encodes:
- the hspa13 gene encoding heat shock 70 kDa protein 13, which produces MAGEMSILGSAVLALLLAGYLGQQYLPPPKPTVVGLDLGTTFCSVGVFHPGVGDVEVIGDEKGRKSIPSVVSFTSTEVHAGYDALELADSNPHNTIYDAKRFIGKIFDKPEDMERESARYPFKVVYSNGSVEFLVSTNHSFSVSPEFIGSRLLLKMRKMAERRLGVAVQKAVISVPAEFDERQRNYTIRAANLAGLDILRVINEPTAAAMAYGLHKADVSNVLVVDLGGGTLDVSLLNKQGAMFFTRAMAGNNKLGGQDFSQRLLQYVMERVRQRFGVPPTRKEDLHHLRQAVEAAKLNLTLWPRVLLEVPLHLESGGPGGRAPQAVLLQEPVTRELFEELNADLFQKILAPVRRVLAEGQLQTEEVDEVVLVGGSTRIPRIRHLIARFFGKEPNTAVDPDLAVVTGVALQAGIMGGAWPLQVSALEIPNRHLRKTNFH